The following coding sequences are from one Triticum dicoccoides isolate Atlit2015 ecotype Zavitan chromosome 4A, WEW_v2.0, whole genome shotgun sequence window:
- the LOC119286426 gene encoding proline-rich protein HaeIII subfamily 1-like, with protein sequence MRVRAAMKMAYLLAFAVVLLSACSLASSRSLPSVTTHGADAQLEGGRAARAKLDPPTANADKPPELGIRDDGAIQTEKKKRHAEAPPKHHGPGKHAPPADPSPPAPDPDGGQPPEVPVPEGPHDQNPPAWPFPWPQPPPGNDQWPPFHPPPLPAWTRPGDDRPPLSPFPFHPPPLPAWPQPEPGDQWPPLPAWPQPEPGKQWPPLPAWPEPGPGEQWPPFPAWPQPEPGKQWPPFPAWPQPEPGKQWPPFPFYFYPPPMPSWQWPPAPSFHGEEEQHASRLAPPVPAHN encoded by the coding sequence ATGCGTGTAAGAGCTGCCATGAAGATGGCATACCTCCTGGCCTTCGCCGTGGTCTTGCTCTCGGCGTGCAGCCTCGCCTCCTCGAGGTCGCTGCCCTCGGTCACCACCCATGGAGCCGACGCACAGCTGGAAGGTGGCCGAGCCGCGCGCGCCAAGCTCGACCCTCCAACCGCGAATGCCGATAAACCGCCGGAGCTCGGCATCCGCGACGACGGTGCCATTCAGACTGAGAAGAAAAAGCGCCATGCCGAGGCGCCGCCCAAGCACCACGGGCCTGGCAAACACGCTCCCCCGGCCGACCCTTCGCCGCCGGCGCCTGATCCGGACGGCGGCCAGCCCCCGGAGGTACCTGTTCCGGAGGGCCCGCACGACCAGAACCCGCCGGCGTGGCCGTTCCCGTGGCCGCAGCCGCCACCGGGCAACGACCAGTGGCCGCCGTTCCACCCGCCACCGCTCCCCGCGTGGACGCGTCCGGGCGACGACCGGCCGCCTCTGTCTCCGTTCCCGTTCCACCCACCGCCACTTCCTGCATGGCCGCAACCAGAACCAGGCGACCAGTGGCCCCCGCTGCCGGCATGGCCGCAGCCAGAACCAGGAAAGCAGTGGCCCCCGCTTCCTGCATGGCCGGAGCCAGGACCGGGAGAGCAGTGGCCGCCGTTCCCGGCATGGCCGCAGCCAGAACCAGGAAAGCAGTGGCCGCCGTTCCCGGCATGGCCACAACCGGAGCCAGGAAAGCAGTGGCCTCCGTTCCCGTTCTACTTCTACCCGCCGCCGATGCCGTCATGGCAGTGGCCGCCAGCACCGTCTTTCCACGGCGAGGAGGAACAACACGCATCTAGGCTGGCGCCGCCTGTTCCAGCGCACAACTGA